The DNA sequence TTTATGTAATCAACCCGCTCCGGCGGGTTTTTTTACGCCCGGAGAAACCATGCTTACAAAATCATTCGAGCTGGAAACAGCATCGTGGGACTTGTCCCTCGATGACTCCGGCAGCATTGCTATTACTAAAAATCCTTATGCCGTGGCTCAGGACGTGGCCTGCGCCTGCTCTACCTTCCTTGGCGAGGTCTGGTACGACACCACACTCGGCATCCCTTATTACCAGCGGATCCTCGGACACTGGCCAGGCACTCAGCTTATCAACACCAAATACGCCAGCGAGGCGAAAAAACTCGATTACGTTCAGTCTGCCTTTTGCACGACAACCGTAGGAAACGGCGACCGTGCGGCGACCGGCGTTATGACAATCACCGATACGAACAACGTTACCAGCACAATCCAATATTGAGGCAATCATGGCAGATACAGTAACCGTTACGACTTCCGTACCGGCCATAACCATTTCTGATACCGGTCTGGCCGTGCCGGATGAGCTGGATATCCTTAATGGTCGCCTGACGGATTTAGACACGGCGATGGGCGGCGGGATGAGTAAATCCCTGACGACGCCGCAGGGCCAAATCGCAATGAGCGAAACAGCGATAATCGCTGATAAAAACGACCAGCTGCTGTTTATCACTAACGCGATCAACCCTGACTACTCATCAGGCCGATTCCAGGACGCTATCGGCCGCATTTATTTTATAGACCGCATTGCCGCACTGGGAACGACGGTTACCGCAACATGCACCGGGCTTGTAGGTACGTTAATTCCAGCAGGAAGCGTTGCCCAGGACGATGTTGGTTACCTGTATTCCTCTCTGGCTGACGCGACAATAGGCACTGGTGGATCGGTGGATGTGGTTTTCCAGAACCAGACAACCGGAGCCATTGCGTGTCCGATCGGGTCGCTGAATACCATTTATCGCGCTGTAACCGGATGGTCTGGCGTTAACAATGCCAGTGCTGGCGTACCCGGCAACGATGTGGAAACGCGTGCCAATTTCGAATATCGCCGTAAGCAGTCTGTTGCGCTCAACGCCAAAGGAACCCCTGAGTCTATCTATGCCGCGGTGCTAGCAGTCGATGGCGTTTCGGATGCATATGTTTACTCAAACCATAAAGGTACGGCGGTGCAGATCGGCACTACAAGTTATACCGTCCCAGCTCATTCAGTTTATGTCGCTGTTTATGGTGGCAAAGCGGCTGACATTGCGCAGGCCATCTACACCAAAAATCAGGTAGGTGCCGGTATGGCAGGCAACACCAGCTATACGGTAAAAGACACATCCTCTGGCTCGCTGACCCCGCCGCAATACGAAATAACCTGGAATACACCTACCGCGGCGAGAACTTATTTTCAGGTGCAAATCCAGAAGATTGATGCGGTCCCTTCTAATATCGTCGATCTGGTGCGTGATGCGGTAGCTTCTGCATTTACGGGGAATAGCGACAGCGTTTCAAAAGCTCGTATCGCCAGCAAGCTCTTTGCTGGTAGCTATTACGCCGTGGTGAACTATATCGATAAAAGCAGCATTAACGTGCTTTCCGTTCTGGTTAGTCTTGATGGAAAAACCTTCACTCCATCAGTGGAGTACGGAGTGGACCAAGTTCCTACGCTCGACAGTGCCGATATATCGGTAACGCTTGTATGAAAAATGTAACCGACACGATTTTAACGCAATACGCCGGAAGTCCTAAGCTGCGTGGCCTGGTCGAAACCTTTAACTCGGCGATGGATATCGATGCGTTTACTGAGGAATTTCTAAAGGCGATATGGGACGTCTCAACAGCAGAAGGCTACGGGCTGGACGTGTGGGGAAAGATTGTGAACGTTTCACGCTTTCTCAATGTTGAGGAAGAACAGACAGCCTTTGGCTTTGATGAAGCTTATATATCATCAAACGCTAACTCCCCCAAACCATTTGACCAGGCACCATTCTATGAGGGCGTCGGCCTGACGACAACATTCAGGCTCACAGATGATGCATACCGCACGCTGATCATGGCTAAAGCAATGGCCAACATTACCGACTGCACGATCCCCAACATAAACCGCCTGCTTCGCTACCTGTTTAGCGGTCGCGGTGATGTGTTCGTGGCGGTAACTGGGGTCATGGCAATTCGCTATGTTTTCGGCTTTGAGTTGACGCCTGTAGAAAGCGCCATTCTCCTCAAATCAAACGCAGTAACCAAACCAGCGGGCGTCTCCGTTGATTTAATGACGGTCGATTTCAATAACACATTCGGATTTAACGAGGCCAGCCTTCAACCTTTCGAAGTCGGAACGTTCTTCCCTGATTCAGGAATAAAAAATGCAAATTAGCTCAGTTCCAAAAAAACTACCTGTTCCTTTTGCTGACAACGGCGATAAGCAAACAATCCCCGTTGAATCACAGGTTGGCATTACAGGCGGCCGCGCTTCTTACTCGACCGGATTTCCACCATTAACCAGGACGCCTTTAAGTGCAGGAGGTATCCCTCCGTTCGGAACCGATTTTAACGGCGTGCTGAATGAGATTACAGCGGCTATTCGTTGGGGCAATGCAGGTGCAGGATATGCTTTCGATTCAAGCTTCGCTACCTCAATCTCCGGTTACCCAAAAGGCGCTTTACTACCTAACTCTGTTGGTGACGGATTCTGGCTGAACACAACAGATGCAAATAGCAACTCACCTGAAAACGCCACAGCGGCTCTTACAGGATGGGTTCCGGTTAACTCGTACGGATCTACAGCTATCACTGGCCTGTCTTCATCCAGCGTAACACTTACAACTCTACAAGCATCAAAAAACACGATCATACTAGCGGGTTCACTTACCTCTAATATCAACCTTATCGCTCCTGCCTGGTTAAAGACATGGGAGATCGTTAATAACTGTACCGGAGCATATTCAGTAACCGTTAAAACACCAGCAGGAACAGGTGTTGCTGTGCCAACCGGATCAAATGCGAGACTTCAGGGTGATGGAACAAATATCAATCAAGCTGCCGCTCCAGGATCTCTGCTGGGCTCTCCTCAAATATTCACCACCAGTGGAACCTATACACCAACGCCTGGAACCAAAGTAGCTGAGATAGAAATCATAGGAGCTGGCGGCGGCGGCGGCGGTACCGGTGCAACTTCATCCAGTACCGCTGCAGTTGCGTCTGGTGGTAATTCTGGGGCGGCAGCTAAAAAGAGGATTTTAAACCCTGTCATTACAAGCGTGGTTATAGGTATTGGTGGCGCAGGCGGCATTGGAGATAATCCGGGTTCTGCTGGTGGGGCATCCTCCTTCGGCACGATAATATCCGCCCCAGGTGGTAAAGGGGGGCTGAAGGTTACATTAACGAGTAGCTCTGCCGTAGTGAGTGCTTGCGCGGCCGCAACAGAAATCGCAACAGGTGGAGATATTAACTTTAAAAGCGGGCAGGGTTCTTATGGAACTATAGCCATTGTCGGTAGCGGATGGTCAGGTAAGGGTGGGGATTCTATCTTTGGCCCCGGTGGGGGCGGGGTATATAAATCAGACGGTATATCTGCTGTAAACCCAGGGGCTGGCGGTGGGGGTTCACATGATGAAAGTGGTGGACCGGCTCGAATAGGCGGAAAAGGTGCCAACGGTATTTGTATTATTCGGGAGTACGCATAATGGGTGCATATGCAATTGTGAACAAAGATGGCCAGGTAATAAACGCCATCGCGTGGGATCGTCAAGATCAGCCAGATTTCGATTATGGGAAAGCGGATGGTAATCAGGCAATCTTGATAGAGGAGGGTGTTGCTGCTGGACCAGGCTTTACATACGCAGACGGCAAATTCCTCGCGCCGGCACTTACGGCAGAAGAGGTTGAGCAACAAAAACAGAGGGCTATCAGCAGCAATATATCTCTCAAAGAGTCGCTTATGGCAGAGGCTACGCAGCGCAGGGATACTTTACAGGATGCCGTCGATTTGGATGAGGCAACAGAAGAAGAGGCAGCAGCGCTTCCACTATGGAAGAAATATCGGGTAATTTTGAGCAGAATAGATGCTAATACCGATCAGGCCATTAAATGGCCAGAAAAGCCATCATTATAAAAATCAAGGGGCTTGCGCCCCTAATTCTTAAAAATAATGATTAAGTAGCAAATCTTTGACCATAAGTACTGATGTAGTGAACATAATAAAGATTACAACCGAATCTTTATGAGACATTTTGTTTTCGCTAAAAATGTAAGCGATTATAATAGCTGGCATTATAAAATACCGTCCCTGAATCCCTATTACCCTAGTGGTCGGGAGTGGGCTATATTGAATAAGTAAAGCAAAAAATATCAAAACTATACTTAATAGGAATCCTAAGGTTATTGCAATATAAAAATACTTGTTGTTTTTGGGATGGAATGATTTAAGGGACATAACTAAAATTGAAAGTGAAATTATGACAAATAACCTAAAAACCCATTCAGGTATATAAATATCAAGCCACCCCAAAACACCAACAAGTTGATGCATAAATGAGTTTATAAAAAATGGGTCAAGCATCGTCCCTAAAATGATATTTATCATCTCTATAGGGTGATGGATATAGTGAGAGAATATTCCTGAATTAGATATCCCGGCATGCCTAACTCCGCCATCATTAGTATTTAGGATGGCTATTATTGTCCATGCGACTATAGGCAATGCTGTGGCAAAAGAATATAATATATGCTTTCTGTTTCCGGTTATAAATGCAAGGCTGAATGGCAGCAAAATTAGTGCGGCTAGATTAGGCTTACAGGTTCCTACGATAAATATAAGAAAGTAGATAAGAGCTGTTTGCCACTTACGTGATCTTTCCGTACCATTTTGCTTGGTAAGTGACGCATACAGAGACATAATAAGCGCTGTGATGGCAATTACTGTTCCGTCAATGCTTGCCGATGAGAACTGAAACACAGACATTGGCAAAGCCATGACGGCTAAAGCTATCGCCGGTATGCGATGGATACGCCACGCAAATAAAATAATTAATATACTGGTTAGAAATGTAAATATTCTCGCGAGCATGTAGGTTTTGTATATGCTTAGTCCTAATAATTTACCAGAAAATAATGCTAACGATTGTGGCAAGTATATGGCGGGGAAATAAAGAGAAACATTTGGTGCTTTAAGGTACTCTCTGTTATCACTCCAATTAATTTTTTTAGATCTATTAATTTGATCTGCCATAGATATTTTGCTTTTATCAAATCCAAGCATGGTAAATAATCCCATAAATTCAACATAAGAGCTATCTATGGTTGTTCCGGTAATCTTTCCATGCTCATTTTCAAGCAGTATCTCCCCTCTGGATAATGTATCAGCCCTAACGATGTGGTAATGCTCATCAGGAGATGACATTGGAGGGTTTGAGGTATTAATATAAAAAAACGAACTTAGAGCAAGAAAAAAAATAAGCAAATAATTTCCCCGCCCGCCTTCCTTAAATAGACCTAAAAATAACCCTTTCATTCCATTACCTCAAATATGAACTTTAATCGCTTTGTCTACATTTTTACCACACTTAATAATTTTTTATAAGACTTATCTTAACTAAATCCTTGCAAATCAGTCATGTTTTCCTACCCAAGCCGTAATTAGCTTTAACCCGAACTACTCATTCCTAACCCTTCCGCCAGTTGCCATCGCGCCGCCACCTGAACTGCTGTATATAAAAACAGTATTTACGTGAGGTGCGCATGGGCGGCAAAGACGACAATTACAAAGTGGTTTACCGCGGAGAATCCCTCCTGTTCACGCGAGAGGGTGAATGGGTCTTCTTCCAGCGTCCGAAACATTGCGGCGGCGGCTGGTGGCTGGGCCGGGCGTATTCTGATTGTTTCTGGCTTGAGTTTGAGCGGCCGACATCGCTGTCGGTTGGGATACTGTATCTGTTGAGCCTGGACAGTGTGCGGAACGGCGATCAGTTCGATGATGACTTTGAGCTGATCGGGTGATGGGTGTGTCGTAGGTGTGTCGCAGATTTTTGCAGGCGAATGCCAGTGGACTTCACTCAACGACACTCAACGACACAAATCATGTTGCGAGCATGGATTTTAGCAGTATTTACAGTGTGTTAAATTAAGTCCTACTATCTTCTAAGCCGTAGGTCACAGGTTCGAATCCTGTAGGGCGTACCATTCTTACTTCTCCCGTCGTCTACTAAAGTCCACAAAACCCCAGCCAGTAAGCACTTTCCCGCTAGTCCAGTTATCTCAACGTCTACTAACATCTATTGAAATTAACAACCGTGTGGGGGTACATTTGGGGGTATAGTTCTGTTCAATGAAATGAGATACCCCCAAATTGAAACTCAATGCCCGCACAGTGGACACTTCAAAGGCCAAAGATAAAGCCTATAAGCTCTCTGATGGCGGTGGCTTGTACCTTCTGGTTAACACTAATGGCTCACGCTACTGGCGCTTAAAATATCGCGTTGCAGGAAAAGAAAAGCTTCTGGCACTGGGGGTATATCCTGATGTGTCTTTGGCGGATGCCAGGGCAAAGCGCGATGAAGCAAAACGCACTTTGGCTGCTGCTGGTGATCCGGGCCAGGTTAAACAGACAGAGAAACAGGCCAAAATTCTGGCCGTCAGCAACAGCTTTGAGGCACTGGCGATTGAATGGCATGAGCATAAACGCCCTAACTGGTCACAGGGCTATGCCAGTGACATTCTGGAGTACCTGAAAAAAGATGTGTTCCCATTTATCGGTAAGAATGCCATCGCAGAAATCAAAGCAGCAGAAATGCTTCTGGTGCTCAGAAAGATGGAGCAGCGTGGCGTTCTGGATAAGCTGAAGAAAACCCGCCAGGCTTGTCGCCAGATTTTTACCTATGCCGTTATCACTGGCAGGGCAGAGCATAACCCTGTGACCGATCTCGCCGGCGCACTCAAAGCGCCAAAGCAAAAACATTTTCCTCATCTTCTTATCGAGCAAATTGGCGGCTTTCTTCGCGCACTCAGTGAATACACGGGCAGTAAGGTTACACAGAACGCCACCCGGCTACTGATGCTTACTGGCACGCGCACGATTGAATTGCGTGCTGCTGAATGGGCTGAATTCAATTTAGAGAAAGGAATCTGGCAGATACCAGCAGAACGGATGAAGATGCGCCGTCCTCACGTAGTGCCGCTTTCCATCCAGGCTAAATCTCTCCTTGAAGAAATCTACCAACTGACGGGAAGAGGGCGCTTTGTATTCCCAGGGCGCAACGATGCCGGTAAGACAATGAGCGAAGCCAGTATCAATCAGGTGATCAAACGTATCGGCTATGACGGTAAAGCTACCGGTCACGGTTTCCGGCACACCATGAGCACCATTCTGCATGAGCAGGGCTACAACACTGCCTGGATTGAAACGCAGCTGGCTCACGCCGATAAGAACAGCATTCGCGGTACTTATAACCATGCCCAATATCTGGAAGGTCGCCGTGAAATGCTTCAGTGGTATGCCGACTATATGGATGCGCTGGAAAAGGGCGATAACGTGGTTCACGGTTCGTTTGGGAAACGCGCTTAACTGGATGAATAGACAGCCTCAGTAGACCACAGTAGACTGTTCTGGACATTATGTGACTTGGGGGGTGTACATGCCTGTATATGATGATCTGCCTGATCTGACCCACTGGCGAACGGTTCAAGAATTTAGCATTGAGCAAGCCGCACTCTTATGTTCTGGTATAGATCCTTATGAACGCAATTTGATAGAAGTCAGAACTGAGAACCATCCAAGATGGAAACTGGCTTGGGGTCTTTCAGATGGCATGCTTAGCGCTATACGAAGGGGTGTATTAACTCCCGTAGAATGTATTGCGATTCGGCGTTATGAGGAATGGAATAGCCCAGATGAATATTATCAGGTGAAACCAACTGAAAGAGGGCACGAATTAAGTAAAGATAAGACTATAATCACGCGTGACTCATTATTTGCATGGGTTAGGGCAGAAAAGGTTGATATAGCCAGAAAGCCATTACCAAAAACACTTAATCTTCCATCACGGTCACAAAATGGTTGGCGAAGTCATTCGGCAGAAGTAGTTATTGATGTGAATCCCGAAGAAGAAAAGCAAAGTGTCTTGATGCTTTCACAATATAATCATCACAGCGAAGGCTTAGAATTTGTTCAAGACGCAATAAAAGAACTTTGGTCTACTTATGACGAAGATAATCCTCAGACAGCCCCCACAAAAAACGAAGTAATTGATTACCTCACCGGAAGAGGGGCAGGTAAAAACATGGCAGATGCTGTTAACCTTGTGCTGCGCCCTTCTCACCTACAAGGGATCGGAAGAAGGTCAAAGAAATCAAAATGATAAATGGTGCCACTATTGCTAAGAAAAGGGGGGGTGCCAATCTGATTAGCGCAAAATTTCAATCCATTTTGGCCGCCGTTAAACTTAGAAACGGTAGGCCCCTTTATCTTTTTACCTCGAACTAATGGTGGACACACGGAAAAATAACACCCATCTATATTGACTGTTTTTTTAGTGTAATTATCTCGTAAACCGCAATAGACGTTACGAGGTAAATATGTCTCAATCATTAATTCGCTTATCAGAAGTACAACGCCGCACTGGCTACAGTAAGGCTTGGATATATCGCTTACTCAAAGAAGAACGCTTCCCTTCTTCCATCAAAATTGGTAGCCGTGCCATTGCTTTTATCGAAAGTGAAATTGACGAGTGGATTAATCAGCGCATCGCTGAATCTCGCGGCGAGGTGGCATGATGAAAATGAAAAACCGCCCATTTCAGGCGGCTAATCAGGGAGCTGACGCCTCTGATATTACGCCTGCCACAGTTATTAAGATAACCCCAAAGAAACACCGCGCTCGCGTCTACATGATACGTACCGGCGTTAATGGCTTCACTGAGAACGAGATCCTTCGCTACTGCCGCTTGTCCAGCGCCCGTAACTACGCGACAGAACTGGAAAGAAGGCTTGATATTCGCCTGGAGCGCATCGACGAGCCTAATGGTGATGGCATCGGTAGCCACTTCCGTTACCGGATTACCTGCCGCGCTGACGTGATGCGAGTGATTCAACTGGTTAATAGTAATGCCGCTGCTGGTGGATATACCGGCCTGTCTCGGCGTGAGATTAACTACATTCTTTCCCTATACCCGGATGCGTTCAATGCCGCTTAACGGAGCCTGATAAATGAAAACTAAAAAAAGCAGATTAATTTCTGAGGCCGCCCCTCAGCCCGCCACTAGCATGACAGCTATTTTCACTGCTGATGAAGATAATATTTCGGTGATTAAATTCGAGGGTAAATCGGTGCGAATCGTCAGCGTCTGCGGTGAGCCTTGGTTTATTGCCAAAGATATTTGTGAAGCGCTGGAAATTTCCGATCACAAAGTCGCATTGCGTCGATTAGATAATGATGAGAAGGGGGAGTGTTTAACACCCACCCCCGGAGGCCAGCAGCTTATGCGTAGGGTTGGTGAATCCGGCTTTTACAAGCTGATCGCACGTAGCCGCAAGGCCACCACGCCTGGCACATTCGCCCACCGCTTCAGCAACTGGGTATTCCGTGAGGTTATCCCATCAATCCGTAAAACCGGCTCATACGGCGTGCCATTCGCATTCCTGAACGATCACAGTAAGCGCCAGGCTGCGTATGACAAGAAGGCCAGCAAGCGCGGTAAAGACCTGCAGGCGTGTAAGGGGGAGAAAGCTAGCCTTGCTGTTGAAGAGGCCGCGCTTTGGCTGAAGTACCAACCTCAGTTGCCGGAGGTTCACTAATGAACGCCTTCCAGAAAGGATCCTGCTCGCTGGCTGGCCTGTTAGCAAAAGTTAGCCTTGGGAACCTGACAATACCTAACATCCACTCAGCCAAAAATTTGGCTTTGTATATAACAAAAGATAGCGTCCTGATGTGTAAGGCAGTGTCTTACACTGGTAGTGCGGGTTATCACAAGCACTTAAAAAACTGCTTGCCCTCTCCACAAACTTCGGATTATCCTCAACTTGCACTGGCAAAATCCAGTGCCGGGATTGGTCTCCCGGATATGTTATCGGCGACACATGACGCGCCTGGCGTCTTTTTTTGTGTCTTCAATCTGTCTCACCCTTTTTTCAGCGATGCGGTTATAATCCGTGCCGCTCACAAAGTAATGGTGGGCTGGGTGGTGGCTTCTTCGGAAGCGCCGGTTTCCGATAACGCCGGTAAGACCAACTCCGCTCAGTCCACCACCAGCAAGATTGGTCTCTTCGGTGGTGGTATAAAATACCAGTTATCGGAGGCTGCCATCATGGCTACTACCCTCACCCAAGCTACACCCAAATTTCAGTTTCGCTTTCTGGCTCTGTCACGCGCTGACATGCTGGCTAAACCTTGCCGCGTCTCCGTTGAAGCCACCAGCGAGAAAGAAGCCCGCCGCGTTCTGGCACCCCATTTCATCCTGTCATTAGCTGCCCGTCAGCCGGTTCAGGAGGTAGCTCATGCGTGATAACAACCTCTCTTCATACAAAGACAATTTGCGCCACGTTCTGGCTGTAGTTGGCCGTGAATCTGCGCCTGTTCCCGCCACGGCAGAGAACATTTCACGCGACCGACTGCTGCGTGCGCAGGCCGGGTTATGCCACCTGTTGACGGAAGTGATCCCCAACACATCCCCCGAGCTTCTGCGTGAAGAGGTTTATCGCTGGGTGGAAGAAATCCATAACCTGACCCGCTTTGAAGAGTGCGATGCGCAAAGAGAATCCAGGACGCACAAAGTGTCAGTAGATGCTGGCCGCAATTCTAAAAACAAGGAAGAGCAGGCCAAACAATGACGCTCATTACCCAAAACTTCCGACTTAATGCGCTGGCGAACCAGTATTCAGCAGCAATTTATGACCATCTCAAACGGCAGAACGATGGCGACTGGTTCCCGATGGAAATCAAGGGCCAGCGGGTTGAGGTTGCCATTGTGGACGGTTCAGCCGGTATCAGGCTGCTGGTGGATAGCTATCTGCTTGAGCCGATAAAGCAGGAATATCCGCACTGGGAGGCACTGGCGGGCAATCTGCTGACCCTCTGCACAGACGGCGGCAGCCTCACTGAGCGCGGTGAAAGCATCTGGCAGAGCATGATTAATGACATGAGCACCTCTCTTTCTAAAGGGGAGGTGAGTTTCCATGCGTAACTATGACCTTATTCGAGAGACGACGACCGCCGCGGCTGACCGCTGGCCGATGGTACTGAGCCAGCTGGGCATTGACGTCCCCCGTTCACCCCGCCAGCACGCATCGTGCCCCGCCTGTGGCGGTAAAGATCGCTTCCGTTTCGATGATAAAGGGCGCGGTAGCTTTTTCTGCAACCAGTGTGGCGCGGGAGATGGCTTAGACCTGATCCAGAAGGTTAATCAGTGCGGCACCACTGAGGCCGCCCGCATGGCGGCTGATGTGCTGGGTATTGATTACCGGGCAACAGAAACAGACCAGAAAGCTGCCAGCCAGAGAAGGCAGCAGCTGGATGAGCAGCGTCACCAGCATGAGCAGGAGCGCCAGCAGAAGGAGGCAGCAGAAGCAGCACAGCGCCGCGACAGCTTTGTGAGCCACTATCAGAGGCTCGCAGCGCAAACCAGGGCAGGCGAAAGCGAATATCTGATTGCCAGAGGGCTAAACGGTTTCACGCTGCCTTGCTTGTCCGATGGTTCAATTCTGCTGCCGCTGGTGGATGAATCCGGCGATGTGGCCGCAGCACAGACCATCACACCGCAGGGGGAAAAGAAAGTGCTCTATGGCTCAGCCAAGCGCGGAGCGTGGCACCTTGTTAACCAGCCGCAGGAAGTAAAGGAAATCATCATTGGTGAAGGGCTGGCGACAACCCTCACCGCTCACCTGATGCGGCCTGATGCGCTGGCAGCGGTGGCGCTTGACGCCGGTAATCTACCGCCCGTTGCGAAGGCTATGCGCAGCCTGTATCCGAATGCCACATTCATCATTGCCGGTGATAACGACTGGCATGAGCCAGGGGAACTTGATGCCAACGGTAAGCCGAAGGTAAATAGCGGCAAGGTGTTCGCTGAAAGAGCCGCCGAAGCCGTCAATGGCTCAGTGTCATTACCACCGACCCGCTACAAAGCCGACTGGGATGATTACCGCCAGCAGAGCGGGCTGGAAGCAGCAGCAAAATATTTTGCATCTGGAATGTATCAACTGCAGGAGGAAAACATGGGCGCTCAACTGGAAGTGATTGAAGGCGGCAAAACAGCAGCGCCGGATCGTGATGCGCTCAAGCCACGCATTGAAAGCCGTCAGGATGGTGTGTACTGGGTTGAGCCAAACACCGATAAGCAAACCGGGGAGATCATCAATCGTGAAAGCTGGCTGTGCTCTCCCCTGCAGGTAATCGGCACAGGGCGCGATGATAAAGACCAGTTTCTGATTCTGCGCTGGGAGGCATGGGGTTCAGACAGTGAAACTGTACAGGCAATCCCGCTGGCTGACATTGGCGAACGTGAGGGATGGAGAACGCTCAAAGCTGGTGGCGTGAACGTCACCACCAAAAGCGGGCTGAGAGCGATTCTGGCGGACTGGCTACAGCGTAACGGGTCAAGAGAAGTCTGGAGAGTGGCGCACGCTACAGGGTGGCAGTGCGGCGCTTATATCATGCCGGATGGGGAGGTCATCGGCACACCCGATAAGCCAGTACTTTTCAGCGGTCGCAGTTCTGCCGCAGCCGGTTACACCTGCCGGGGAAGCGCAGAGAGCTGGCGTCAAAATGTTGGGGCGCTCGCTGCCGGTAACTATTCGATGATGACGGGCATTGCTGCCGCGCTGGCTGCGCCCCTGATTGGCTTGGCGGGCGCGGATGGCTTCGGCATTCACTTCTATGAGCAATCCAGCGCCGGCAAAACCACAACCGCAAATGTTGCCAGCAGCCTCTACGGTAATCCTGACCAGCTGCGCCTGACGTGGTACGGCACCGCACTGGGGCTGGCTAATGAGGCCGCCGCCCACAACGATGCGCTGATGCCGCTGGATGAGGTGGGTCAGGGCGCTGATCCAGTCAGCGTCTCACAGTCAGCCTACGCGCTGTTCAACGGTGTGGGGAAACTGCAGGGAGCTAAAGAAGGCGGCAACCGTGACCTGAAGCGCTGGCGCACTGTAGCGATAAGCACAGGTGAGATGGATTTAGAAACGTTCATCGCTATGGCCGGACGAAAAGCCAAAGCGGGCCAGCTGGTCAGACTGCTGAACATTCCGCTGAGTAAGGCGGTGCGATTCCACCAGCATGCGAACGGTAAACAGCACGCTGACGCGCTTAAAGATGCCTGGCAGAACCACCACGGCGCAGCGGGTAAGGAATGGATTAAGTGGTTAGCGGGTAATCAGCATCTGGCTATGGAGGCGGTCAGGAAAGCTGAGGAACGCTGGCGCAGCCTGATACCGGCAGAATACGGCGAGCAGGTTCACCGCGTAGGCGCTCGCTTTGCCATCCTTGAGGCTTCACTGCTGCTGGGCCGCGTTATTACCGGGTGGGACGAGCAGACGTGCCGGGATGCCATTCAGCACAGCTATAACGCCTGGGTGAGAGAGTTCGGTACCGGCAACAAAGAGCATCAGCAAATCATCGCCCAGTGTGAGGCGTTTCTTAACGCCAACGGCTACAGCCGGTTTGCGCCATTCCCGTATGACCCTCAATCGCTGCCTGTACGCGATATGGCGGGTTATCGTGCCAGCGGCAGCCATGACGATGATCCGATTATGTTCTACACCTTCCCGGCAACTTTTGAGCAGGAGATCGCCAGCGGATTCAATCCCAAGCAGTTTGCCCGTGTGCTGGTGGAAAGCGGGATGCTGACACCACCAGCCAGCGGCAGAGGCTACCAGAG is a window from the Pantoea sp. CCBC3-3-1 genome containing:
- a CDS encoding baseplate J/gp47 family protein, which translates into the protein MADTVTVTTSVPAITISDTGLAVPDELDILNGRLTDLDTAMGGGMSKSLTTPQGQIAMSETAIIADKNDQLLFITNAINPDYSSGRFQDAIGRIYFIDRIAALGTTVTATCTGLVGTLIPAGSVAQDDVGYLYSSLADATIGTGGSVDVVFQNQTTGAIACPIGSLNTIYRAVTGWSGVNNASAGVPGNDVETRANFEYRRKQSVALNAKGTPESIYAAVLAVDGVSDAYVYSNHKGTAVQIGTTSYTVPAHSVYVAVYGGKAADIAQAIYTKNQVGAGMAGNTSYTVKDTSSGSLTPPQYEITWNTPTAARTYFQVQIQKIDAVPSNIVDLVRDAVASAFTGNSDSVSKARIASKLFAGSYYAVVNYIDKSSINVLSVLVSLDGKTFTPSVEYGVDQVPTLDSADISVTLV
- a CDS encoding DUF2612 domain-containing protein — encoded protein: MKNVTDTILTQYAGSPKLRGLVETFNSAMDIDAFTEEFLKAIWDVSTAEGYGLDVWGKIVNVSRFLNVEEEQTAFGFDEAYISSNANSPKPFDQAPFYEGVGLTTTFRLTDDAYRTLIMAKAMANITDCTIPNINRLLRYLFSGRGDVFVAVTGVMAIRYVFGFELTPVESAILLKSNAVTKPAGVSVDLMTVDFNNTFGFNEASLQPFEVGTFFPDSGIKNAN
- a CDS encoding tail fiber assembly protein, with the protein product MGAYAIVNKDGQVINAIAWDRQDQPDFDYGKADGNQAILIEEGVAAGPGFTYADGKFLAPALTAEEVEQQKQRAISSNISLKESLMAEATQRRDTLQDAVDLDEATEEEAAALPLWKKYRVILSRIDANTDQAIKWPEKPSL
- a CDS encoding DUF2142 domain-containing protein produces the protein MKGLFLGLFKEGGRGNYLLIFFLALSSFFYINTSNPPMSSPDEHYHIVRADTLSRGEILLENEHGKITGTTIDSSYVEFMGLFTMLGFDKSKISMADQINRSKKINWSDNREYLKAPNVSLYFPAIYLPQSLALFSGKLLGLSIYKTYMLARIFTFLTSILIILFAWRIHRIPAIALAVMALPMSVFQFSSASIDGTVIAITALIMSLYASLTKQNGTERSRKWQTALIYFLIFIVGTCKPNLAALILLPFSLAFITGNRKHILYSFATALPIVAWTIIAILNTNDGGVRHAGISNSGIFSHYIHHPIEMINIILGTMLDPFFINSFMHQLVGVLGWLDIYIPEWVFRLFVIISLSILVMSLKSFHPKNNKYFYIAITLGFLLSIVLIFFALLIQYSPLPTTRVIGIQGRYFIMPAIIIAYIFSENKMSHKDSVVIFIMFTTSVLMVKDLLLNHYF
- a CDS encoding tyrosine-type recombinase/integrase — translated: MKLNARTVDTSKAKDKAYKLSDGGGLYLLVNTNGSRYWRLKYRVAGKEKLLALGVYPDVSLADARAKRDEAKRTLAAAGDPGQVKQTEKQAKILAVSNSFEALAIEWHEHKRPNWSQGYASDILEYLKKDVFPFIGKNAIAEIKAAEMLLVLRKMEQRGVLDKLKKTRQACRQIFTYAVITGRAEHNPVTDLAGALKAPKQKHFPHLLIEQIGGFLRALSEYTGSKVTQNATRLLMLTGTRTIELRAAEWAEFNLEKGIWQIPAERMKMRRPHVVPLSIQAKSLLEEIYQLTGRGRFVFPGRNDAGKTMSEASINQVIKRIGYDGKATGHGFRHTMSTILHEQGYNTAWIETQLAHADKNSIRGTYNHAQYLEGRREMLQWYADYMDALEKGDNVVHGSFGKRA
- a CDS encoding AlpA family transcriptional regulator produces the protein MSQSLIRLSEVQRRTGYSKAWIYRLLKEERFPSSIKIGSRAIAFIESEIDEWINQRIAESRGEVA
- a CDS encoding BRO family protein, which gives rise to MKTKKSRLISEAAPQPATSMTAIFTADEDNISVIKFEGKSVRIVSVCGEPWFIAKDICEALEISDHKVALRRLDNDEKGECLTPTPGGQQLMRRVGESGFYKLIARSRKATTPGTFAHRFSNWVFREVIPSIRKTGSYGVPFAFLNDHSKRQAAYDKKASKRGKDLQACKGEKASLAVEEAALWLKYQPQLPEVH